The following coding sequences lie in one Thalassoglobus polymorphus genomic window:
- a CDS encoding DNA gyrase/topoisomerase IV subunit A, with the protein MAAGNGATAESNGNGDADQLQFVSISDETRRRYLNYAMSVIMSRALPDVRDGLKPVQRRILYVMYNELRLTPDAKFVKSSRIVGDTIGKFHPHGDQAIYDALVRLAQDFTYREPLVHGQGNFGNVMGLPAAASRYTEAKLMPIAEQLMSELRYDTVEMRPTYDASRTEPVVLPSQYPNLLVNGTQGIAVGMATNIPTHNLSEVIKAATYLIDHPDATVARLRRYIKGPDFPLGGRIVTDAKELKAIYSEGRGSIKVRAEWRFDKEKRKEVKNRLVIFSIPYGVETGGLVNSLGDIRDSRKLPQLVEVADESDGEQGLRIVLHIKNGIDPETVMSYLYKHTRLEENFAYNATCLVPDEHGALLPQRCSLLELLQHFLDFRFDTVRKRFEYLLAQLEKRIHILNGFVIVFDGLEKALKIIRKSSGKQDACQKLIKEFPLDEEQATAILELQLYRISSLEIGRIREELEEKETEANRIRKILGSNKRLWKEVQNELNEIEKKFGNKRRTAIGSSEEISEFDPQAYIVRENTNIVLTAEGWIRRLGKISSIKKLRVREGDDVIGVYPTSTLEHIILFSSDGTAYTLPADQIPPSTGYGEPLAKHIKQSDGSAIITALSTDSRFTPEDIEYKDYPPEPYLFIATAQGQVMRLSLSAFRTASTKNGRKYCRLAKGDRVIHVEIMGEEDTVFLISKAARLIHFSVADVPILNGAGKGVRGLKLSDPDDEVLAAKRLTRPGDVLKVINENGKELSFGQLKYTVTGRGGKGVKTSQRTGIQEVVRPEIELVDWSEIDDN; encoded by the coding sequence GTGGCCGCAGGGAATGGAGCCACCGCCGAATCAAACGGAAACGGCGATGCTGATCAATTACAGTTTGTATCCATCAGCGACGAAACACGTCGTCGATATCTGAACTATGCGATGTCGGTCATCATGTCGCGCGCGCTCCCCGATGTGCGAGATGGTCTCAAGCCGGTGCAGCGGCGAATTTTGTACGTCATGTACAACGAGTTGCGACTGACTCCGGATGCGAAATTCGTCAAGAGTTCACGAATTGTGGGTGACACGATCGGAAAGTTTCACCCACATGGTGATCAGGCGATTTACGACGCGTTGGTGAGACTTGCGCAAGACTTTACCTACCGGGAACCCCTTGTGCATGGGCAAGGAAACTTCGGAAATGTGATGGGGTTGCCTGCGGCGGCATCTCGATACACCGAAGCGAAACTGATGCCGATCGCTGAACAGTTGATGTCGGAATTGCGGTACGACACCGTCGAAATGCGTCCGACATACGATGCCTCGCGTACTGAGCCGGTTGTATTGCCGTCGCAATATCCAAACCTGTTGGTGAACGGCACGCAGGGAATCGCTGTCGGGATGGCGACGAATATTCCGACACACAACCTGAGTGAAGTGATCAAGGCAGCTACGTATTTAATCGACCATCCCGACGCGACGGTTGCTCGACTGCGAAGGTATATCAAAGGTCCTGATTTCCCACTTGGTGGGCGAATTGTGACCGATGCAAAAGAGCTTAAAGCGATTTACAGCGAAGGTCGCGGAAGCATCAAGGTCCGTGCGGAATGGAGGTTTGATAAAGAGAAGCGAAAGGAAGTGAAAAACCGGCTGGTGATTTTCTCGATCCCCTATGGAGTTGAAACAGGCGGTCTCGTCAACTCGCTGGGCGATATTCGCGACTCCCGAAAACTTCCACAACTTGTCGAAGTTGCTGACGAATCGGATGGCGAACAAGGTTTGCGAATCGTTCTGCATATCAAGAACGGCATCGACCCAGAAACCGTGATGTCTTATCTCTACAAGCATACTCGGCTGGAAGAAAACTTTGCGTATAACGCAACGTGTCTCGTCCCGGATGAGCATGGCGCGCTGCTTCCCCAACGTTGCTCTCTGCTGGAATTGCTGCAGCATTTTCTCGATTTCCGCTTCGACACGGTTCGCAAGCGTTTCGAGTATTTGCTCGCTCAACTGGAAAAACGAATTCACATCCTCAACGGATTTGTCATCGTTTTCGACGGACTGGAAAAAGCTCTTAAAATCATCCGCAAAAGTTCTGGAAAACAGGACGCTTGCCAAAAACTGATCAAAGAGTTTCCGCTTGATGAAGAGCAAGCGACCGCGATTCTCGAACTTCAGTTGTATCGTATTTCTTCGCTCGAAATTGGCCGCATTCGCGAAGAGCTCGAAGAGAAAGAAACTGAAGCAAATCGAATTCGTAAAATTCTTGGATCAAACAAACGGCTCTGGAAAGAAGTTCAGAACGAGCTGAATGAAATCGAGAAGAAATTCGGGAACAAACGCCGAACCGCGATTGGGTCTTCTGAAGAAATCAGCGAATTCGATCCGCAGGCGTACATCGTGCGAGAGAACACGAACATTGTCCTCACCGCGGAAGGTTGGATCCGGCGGCTTGGGAAAATCTCAAGCATTAAAAAATTGCGAGTGCGTGAAGGGGATGATGTGATCGGGGTCTATCCGACATCGACCTTAGAGCACATCATACTATTTTCCAGCGACGGAACGGCATACACCTTGCCAGCAGACCAGATCCCCCCCTCGACCGGTTACGGAGAACCACTCGCCAAGCACATCAAGCAGAGCGATGGATCGGCGATCATCACCGCACTCTCAACCGATTCAAGATTTACTCCCGAAGACATCGAATACAAAGACTATCCTCCTGAACCGTATCTCTTTATCGCCACTGCGCAAGGACAGGTGATGCGGTTATCGCTCTCCGCATTCAGGACAGCTTCGACAAAAAATGGACGGAAGTATTGTCGACTCGCCAAAGGAGATCGCGTCATTCATGTTGAGATCATGGGAGAAGAGGACACCGTCTTCCTGATTTCGAAAGCTGCTCGGTTAATCCACTTTTCGGTCGCAGATGTACCGATCCTCAATGGTGCAGGGAAGGGCGTGCGGGGCCTGAAGCTCTCTGATCCAGATGACGAAGTCTTAGCTGCGAAGCGATTAACTCGTCCGGGAGATGTCCTTAAAGTCATCAATGAGAACGGTAAAGAGCTCAGTTTCGGTCAACTGAAGTACACCGTGACCGGCCGTGGCGGAAAGGGTGTCAAAACCAGTCAACGGACTGGAATCCAGGAAGTCGTTCGACCAGAAATCGAACTCGTCGACTGGTCAGAGATTGACGACAATTAA
- the panD gene encoding aspartate 1-decarboxylase — protein sequence MLLQILKAKLHMAAVTETELHYHGSVTIDRDLMDEIGFLPYEKVMISNCESGIRAESYIIPGARGSKVIKMNGALAHLASVHDRVILMTFASLEPEEVESFEPQVAILDEHNNIIDRFSGQVTDEG from the coding sequence ATGTTGCTGCAAATTCTCAAAGCGAAACTTCATATGGCAGCCGTCACTGAGACGGAACTGCATTACCATGGCAGCGTGACGATTGACCGCGACCTGATGGATGAGATCGGTTTCTTGCCGTACGAAAAAGTCATGATCTCCAATTGCGAGTCCGGGATTCGTGCTGAAAGCTATATTATCCCCGGAGCACGTGGGTCAAAGGTAATCAAGATGAACGGGGCATTGGCCCATCTTGCCAGTGTCCATGATCGCGTCATCCTGATGACGTTTGCGTCCTTAGAGCCAGAAGAAGTGGAGTCATTCGAGCCGCAGGTCGCGATTCTCGATGAGCACAACAACATCATCGATCGATTTTCCGGCCAAGTTACCGACGAGGGCTGA